CATGATCATAACTTAATCATTCATGTTTGAGTACCTATAGCTTAGTCCCTTGACTCTCATTGACCCTTGTCTCAAACAcatctgtttttcttttaatccctAATGGGCCATATTAGAGAAAAACTTACATGGTTGGGGTTTCGAGAAAAACCAAGGTATGTTTACTCCTTATAGGAGACAAATGGGTTGAAGGGCAACGGAGATTAGCAGTAATGCAGATGATCAATTGACCATGCTTGAATTAAAGCGAGGGGTTTGGGGGAGTTGAAGTTGGTTTAATGTTTGCTtgagttaaataattttgatccCCCCCTCTCTCGTGTTCGTGCATGTGCCAAATCTCGGGGAAATTAGTTAAGAACTGAGATGGACTTAGCCAACTGAGCGCACcataaatttcataaataaactaATGCTTATGATATGGTACCTTTCTCTGAAGGGatggttttcttcttctagctgctttctttttccaatcTGGGCCGTGTCAATCTTACCTAGGCTGTTGCAAATGATAAAAGACATGTTAACAGCATTGCTGTCCTTGTGTTGAAAATAGTAGTTTGATTCTTTTGTTGCAGGTCTATTTATCATGTTGTAACAGATGCAGCGATTCTGAGGTTTATGGTTGAGGTCTGCTGGGGTCCTATGCTGGCTGCTTTTAGTGTGACTCTTGATCAGAGTGATGATAGGCTTGCTGCCTCTCAGTGCTTACAGGGGTTTCGATATGCTGTGCATGTTACTGCAGTCATGGGTATGCAGACCCAGAGAGATGCTTTTGTTACATCCGTGGCCAAGTTTACATATCTGCACTGTGCTGCAGATATGAAGCAAAGAAATGTAGATGCTGTGAAGGTAAATCGTATcattagattttattaaaaaaaaaaaaaaaggaaaggaaaggaataaaaaaatcatgaccccAAAGGaagaatttttatgttttggttaCTAGCCATTTAACTGTTCATACAGAAACAGTGATGCTTTAAATAGATTGGATTGGTCTAGTTACTTTAGTTCATGTCAAACAGCCATACTGTATATCAGCAGGCTTCATGGATTTGGTGTCAATTCCTGTACAgtcatttacatttttttaatttataattctatatattttaattcatgcAGGCAATAATATCAATTGCCATTGAAGATGGAAATAATCTTCAGGATGCTTGGGAGCATATCTTAACTTGCCTCTCCCGTATTGAGCATCTGCAACTGCTTGGAGAAGGTGCACCGCCTGATGCCTCTTATTTGACACCATCTAATGGGGAAACAGAAGAAAAGGCACTGAAGTCAATGGGTTATCCTTCTCTAAAGAAAAAGGGAACACTCCAGAATCCAGCTGTAATGGCTATTGTTAGAGGGGGTTCATATGATAGCACCACTGTTGGAGTCAATTCTCCAGGACTAGTAACTCCAGAGCAGATCAATAActtcatttcaaatttgaatttgCTTGACCAGATTGGgaattttgaattgaaccatGTGTTTGCTAATAGCCAAAGGTTGAACAGTGAAGCAATAGTAGCTTTTGTGAAAGCTCTTTGTAAAGTTTCAATATCTGAGTTGCAGTCTCCAACAGATCCTCGTGTATTTAGCCTTACGAAAATCGTAGAAATTGCGTAACAtctttttccctttcctttgaGAACTTTTTATTGCCGCTTGAAGTTCCATGAGAATTTATATGAAAGAGTACATTATATTCTTTTCCCTATTTGCAGGCATTATAATATGAACCGCATCAGATTAGTTTGGTCCCGCATATGGAATGTTCTCTCTGAATTTTTTGTATCAGTTGGCTTGTCAGAAAATCTTTCTGTTGCTATTTTTGTGATGGATTCTCTGAGACAACTTGCTATGAAATTCTTAGAGCGCGAGGAGTTGGCAAATTACAACTTCCAGAATGAATTTTTGAGGCCATTTGTGATTGTGATGCAGAAAAGCAGCTCTACAGAGATCAGGGAATTAATAGTTAGGTGTATTTCACAGATGGTCCTTAGTCGTGTCAGTAATGTGAAATCTGGTTGGAAAAGTGTTTTTATGGTATGGtagcattcttttttattttcttaaactgTTTAATTCTGTCAACTTTTAAAATGCTGATCCATGGGCAATTCTTCTTTCTAATTGTTCCAGTGATGCCATGATCTTCTCTCAGGTTTTTACTGTTGCTGCAGCTGATGAGCGGAAGAATGTTGTCTTGTTGGCATTTGAGACCATGGAAAAAATTGTCCGAGAGTACTTTCCTTATATAACAGAGACGGAGACAACAACTTTCACTGACTGTGTTAGATGCCTCACCACCTTCACAAATAGCAGATTTAATAGTGATGTGAGCCTCAATGCAATTGCATTTCTCCGATTCTGTGCTCTGAAACTGGCAGATGGAGGACTTATTTGCAACGTAAAGAGCAGTGTTGATGATCCATCCATCCCAATAGTAGATGAAGTTGCTTCGGATGTAAACCCCAGTGACAAAGATGTTCATGTGTCCTTTTGGATTCCTTTGCTAACAGGTAACCTGCTTTCaaggaaatattttttagatgctGCCTGACACTTCTGCACAGCAAAATAGCCCAGAAAATGTGGATGGCTGTACACAGAACACGTGCACCTTGTACTTTGCCACATTTCAAAAGACATTTGCTTGCAAGTTAAACCccaccacccccacccccataaaaagagagaaaaggctAACAGAAAGTATCCAGGAATTGATGATTCACTTTTTTCTGCTATCATGTTGCATTCTTCCAATCCCTTGTGACAGTTATGCAACTTATGCTTGTACTGATAAAGCTTTATAGCACCCTGTTTATCGAAGATCGCAATAGGATGAATTATTTGACTTATAGCtcctgtttgttttttgctCAATACATGTAAGGAAATGTAATAATCTGATCTTATTTATAAACATCAAGCAAAAGATGAATGGATAGATAACTTGTTTTAGCATGAATAAATACATGAGCCTGCCATTTGGACACATAGCACATGTTTTATGAAGAATTGCATGCAACTCGTgtcgtatttttttaatgtctcaTTGTTATGGTTGCAGGGTTATCGAAACTTACATCTGATCCCAGATCAGCTATTCGAAAGAGTGCTTTAGAAGTGCTATTTAACATTCTCAATGACCATGGTCATCTATTCTCACACTCATTTTGGACCACTGTTTTCAACTCTGCCATTTTCCCCATCTTCAATAGCTTCAGTGACATGAAAGATGTTAAAGATCAGGATTCACCAACTTCAGCACCACCTCATTCAGTAGGAAGTGCATGGGATTCTGAAACTTCTACAATCGCAGTCCAGTGTCTAGTATACCTATTTGTCAACTTTTTCAACGTTGTTAGGTCTCAACTACAGAGTGTAGTATCTATATTGATGGGATTTATTAGGAGTCCTGTTAAGGGTCCTGCTAGCGCTGGGGTTGCTGCATTGTTGCGTTTAATAGGTGAACTGGGCAGCAGGATTTCAGAAGATGAATATAGAGAGATTTTTCTATCTTTGAAGGAGGCCGCTGCATCATTGTTACCAGGTTTTATGAAGGTCTTAAGAATCATGGATGGGATTGAGATGCCTGAAAGCTCTCACCCTTTTGCGGATGCGGATGTGTCTTCTGATCATGGCTTCACAAATGATGATCTTGAGGATGACAATCTCCAAACTGCAGCATATGTGGTTTCAAGAGTGAAGAGTCATATTGCTGTGCAGCTACTTATTGTGCAGGTTTTCCCTCTCACTCTCACATTCACTCAGAAAAGACACGTGCATGTGTGCAAATTGTCCAGGGCTGTGACTGGCAATCTATCAATGAAAGAATATTTTGTAGAAGTACTGCAGGACAGGAAATATGAAAGTTTCTAACAAGATTGTTTGATGTTATTCTGTCTTATGATCAACCAAGGAGCTTTCCAAAACTCAGTAGTGTCTGACATTTTCTTTGGCTTTTCATGGCACTtcactttttagctttattttgcTAACAGGACTATGCAGTCACTTCCATTTTAGATTTTACCAACAGTGTGTTAAACTGGTAGCTTGATGCATGGACTGTTTTTCATGCACGAAGATTTCAATAGTATTTTGGTGATACTGATTTTCTTTTATCACATCAGGTTGTAAGTGAT
The DNA window shown above is from Populus trichocarpa isolate Nisqually-1 chromosome 4, P.trichocarpa_v4.1, whole genome shotgun sequence and carries:
- the LOC18098172 gene encoding brefeldin A-inhibited guanine nucleotide-exchange protein 1 isoform X2 codes for the protein MTAMWMLQTYMKDICRIVNGLLKTALGPPPGSTTTLSSVQDITFRHESVKCLVSIIRSMGAWMDQQLRIGDSYLPKISQSSTSTENHSTLNGEDASAPEYDLHPEVNSETSDAATLEQRRAYKIELQKGISIFNRKPSKGIEFLINAKKVGGSPEEVAAFLKNTTGLNETVIGDYLGERDEFCLRVMHAYVDSFNFKVMGFGEAIRFFLRGFRLPGEAQKIDRIMEKFAERYCKCNPNSFTSADTAYVLAYSVIMLNTDAHNSMVKDKMSKADFIRNNRGIDDGKDLPEEYLGALYDHIVKNEIKMSANSSVPQSKQGNSLNKLLGLDGILNLVTGKQTEEKALGANGLLIRHIQEQFKAKSGKSESIYHVVTDAAILRFMVEVCWGPMLAAFSVTLDQSDDRLAASQCLQGFRYAVHVTAVMGMQTQRDAFVTSVAKFTYLHCAADMKQRNVDAVKAIISIAIEDGNNLQDAWEHILTCLSRIEHLQLLGEGAPPDASYLTPSNGETEEKALKSMGYPSLKKKGTLQNPAVMAIVRGGSYDSTTVGVNSPGLVTPEQINNFISNLNLLDQIGNFELNHVFANSQRLNSEAIVAFVKALCKVSISELQSPTDPRVFSLTKIVEIAHYNMNRIRLVWSRIWNVLSEFFVSVGLSENLSVAIFVMDSLRQLAMKFLEREELANYNFQNEFLRPFVIVMQKSSSTEIRELIVRCISQMVLSRVSNVKSGWKSVFMVFTVAAADERKNVVLLAFETMEKIVREYFPYITETETTTFTDCVRCLTTFTNSRFNSDVSLNAIAFLRFCALKLADGGLICNVKSSVDDPSIPIVDEVASDVNPSDKDVHVSFWIPLLTGLSKLTSDPRSAIRKSALEVLFNILNDHGHLFSHSFWTTVFNSAIFPIFNSFSDMKDVKDQDSPTSAPPHSVGSAWDSETSTIAVQCLVYLFVNFFNVVRSQLQSVVSILMGFIRSPVKGPASAGVAALLRLIGELGSRISEDEYREIFLSLKEAAASLLPGFMKVLRIMDGIEMPESSHPFADADVSSDHGFTNDDLEDDNLQTAAYVVSRVKSHIAVQLLIVQVVSDLYKANQHLLSAANVRILIDIFSSIASHAHQLNSETDLLKKLLKACYIAEISDPPMVHFENESYEKYLDFLRDLLDDNPSMSEALNVEAQLAAVCEKILLIYLNCTGLQTVQQDPANKPVIHWILPSGSAKKEELAARTSLLLSALRVLSGLESDSFRGYARQFFPLLVDLVRCEHSSGEVQRILSDIFRSCIGPIIMG